The region TAGATCAAAGGGGAAGGCTAAAAAAGCTGCTATAATACCTATTAATAACAACTTTGAATTGGTCATATTTTTAAAAAAATTCATTGTATCTATTAATTAAAGAATGAATCTACGAATTCAATTTTATTAAACACTTGCAAATCATTAATCCCTTCACCTACTCCAATGTACTTCACTGGAATTTGAAATTGATCCGAAATACCAATCACCACACCACCTTTAGCTGTACCGTCTAATTTAGTAACTGCTAAACAAGTTACCTCAGTAGCTGCTGTAAATTGCTTGGCTTGTTCGAATGCATTTTGTCCGGTAGAACCATCTAAAACTAATAATACATCTGAAGGCGCATGTTCTACCACTTTTTGCATTACTTTTTTAACTTTAGACAATTCATTCATTAAACCTACTTTATTGTGTAAACGACCTGCTGTATCAATAATAACTACATCTGCATTTTGAGCAACTGCTGATTGCAAAGTATCAAATGCAACTGAAGCAGGATCACTTCCCATTTGCTGTTTTACGATAGGGACTCCTACTCGATCAGCCCAAATTTGCAATTGATCAATTGCTGCAGCCCTAAATGTATCTGCCGCTCCCAATACAACCGAATAACCCGCGTTTTTAAATTGATTAGCCAATTTACCAATTGTGGTAGTCTTACCCACTCCATTTACCCCAACTACCATAATCACATACGGCTTTTTATCTGTTGGAATTGAAAAAAC is a window of Flavobacterium indicum GPTSA100-9 = DSM 17447 DNA encoding:
- the ftsY gene encoding signal recognition particle-docking protein FtsY; the protein is MNFFKKIFSSERKDSNFTEEAKQSLDKGLEKSKSSFFSKLTKAVAGKSKVDDEVLDNLEEVLISSDVGVNTTLKIIERIEKRVSQDKYLGTEELNLILREEIAGLLSETNTSNDSVFSIPTDKKPYVIMVVGVNGVGKTTTIGKLANQFKNAGYSVVLGAADTFRAAAIDQLQIWADRVGVPIVKQQMGSDPASVAFDTLQSAVAQNADVVIIDTAGRLHNKVGLMNELSKVKKVMQKVVEHAPSDVLLVLDGSTGQNAFEQAKQFTAATEVTCLAVTKLDGTAKGGVVIGISDQFQIPVKYIGVGEGINDLQVFNKIEFVDSFFN